A DNA window from Macadamia integrifolia cultivar HAES 741 chromosome 4, SCU_Mint_v3, whole genome shotgun sequence contains the following coding sequences:
- the LOC122075230 gene encoding uncharacterized protein LOC122075230, translated as MDGSRNPASNTVGLCLLPSELIQDILIRLALPELSYLRSVCKFLTSIISGNDFRREFNVRSSSDNWLFVYTKRSTRTSVLHGFTERSNRWFNIPIVKYLFPMVPPGEDLYFLTASGDFFLFASNNCRELIAVNPTAKTTRKIPPSPLGPRGTSSWRRSGLKLIAGPSGSDNFRFLFAELSENRPVLFEYSSETDTWNSMDANESEDREQRGSDRRRVYLSVVHRRRESVAIALSETETDGPVVVRPRFDGGMEERLAIGFSASDEVHRLHVYGDGNMVIIRSTVVNEFAKVRMFTCIEMWRISLDGMRWEFVSKVPNGLVEKVRKPYGVMMGCLEERYAKVSVILMSNHKGQWDLIWLSYDLGKGNWKCVSLPEFRMEGLNMGGIALSSGLSLR; from the coding sequence ATGGATGGAAGCCGGAATCCGGCGTCAAACACCGTCGGCCTATGTCTCCTACCGTCGGAGCTTATTCAGGATATTCTGATACGCCTTGCACTTCCTGAACTCTCCTATCTAAGGTCAGTCTGCAAATTCTTAACTTCAATCATCTCCGGCAATGATTTCCGGCGTGAGTTCAACGTCAGGTCGAGTTCAGATAACTGGCTCTTCGTTTACACGAAGAGGTCTACTCGTACGTCCGTACTCCATGGTTTCACCGAGAGATCCAATCGGTGGTTCAACATTCCGATCGTCAAGTACTTGTTTCCTATGGTTCCTCCCGGCGAAGATCTCTACTTCTTGACGGCTTCCGGCGACTTTTTCCTCTTTGCTTCGAATAACTGCCGAGAATTGATCGCCGTGAATCCGACGGCGAAGACCACCAGAAAGATTCCTCCGAGTCCACTTGGTCCACGTGGCACATCGTCTTGGCGGCGATCCGGGTTGAAATTAATCGCTGGACCTTCCGGTTCGGATAATTTCCGGTTCTTGTTCGCTGAGTTGTCTGAGAACCGGCCGGTTTTGTTCGAGTACAGCTCGGAAACTGACACGTGGAATTCCATGGATGCCAATGAAAGCGAGGACAGAGAGCAACGTGGCAGTGATCGGAGGAGGGTCTACCTCAGCGTGGTACATCGGAGGAGAGAGAGCGTTGCGATCGCTTTATCGGAGACGGAGACCGATGGACCGGTTGTTGTGCGGCCGAGATTTGACGGAGGAATGGAGGAGCGGTTAGCAATAGGGTTCAGCGCGAGCGATGAGGTCCATCGGTTACATGTGTACGGTGATGGGAACATGGTGATCATAAGATCGACGGTGGTAAATGAGTTTGCAAAGGTGAGGATGTTTACTTGTATAGAGATGTGGAGAATTAGTTTGGATGGGATGCGATGGGAATTTGTTTCCAAGGTCCCAAACGGGTTGGTGGAAAAGGTTAGAAAACCTTATGGAGTAATGATGGGTTGTTTGGAGGAAAGATATGCGAAAGTGAGTGTGATCCTGATGTCTAACCATAAGGGCCAATGGGACTTGATTTGGCTGTCTTATGATCTGGGAAAGGGAAATTGGAAATGTGTCTCACTGCCTGAGTTCAGGATGGAAGGCTTGAACATGGGAGGTATTGCTTTATCATCTGGTCTGTCACTTcgatga